The DNA window ATTGTGATTTCTCTAGTTAGAATAACCGAAAATTGAATAATTATGAGATTTGGAAATAATTCTTTGTTTGCAATTTTGGGGATGATTGGATTTTTTTGGTTAGGTAACTTaaggaatgaagaaagaaagcTATCAAGTTATTTTAAACAAAAGTCCATAAGGGGAATACATCGGTTACAGCCGCAAAATATCAGTTTCAAccaaaataactgactgaattGAATTAATTTGAGAAATTGGTTTGACTTATTCGGAAGTACAATTTTAGTTTTTAAAATATCGGTTCATTTGGTTCGGTTCAGATTCAGTTTTGAAAATTTAACTTCGGTTAACCTACcataacaaattttataatttttttaaatattattaaattttctaaTAAGGTTTATTATGATGTAAATATTacaaatatttctaataaaattttatttgacaatagaattaaagttaaaaatatgtcattttaataaataaaatttaattttattaattcaaaatttatattacattttttaattaaaacttgattttttaaaaatcattctAAAAGTTCTGTTAATTCGGTCACCGAgtgaaataattgatttttttcgGTTTGATTTGTTCGGCTTTTGTAGTAAAGTTCGATATGTTTAGTTTGTCAAAAAAAGTTCGGTTAATTCGATTTtagaaaattcagtttgttttAACTAAATACCCATCTCTATTATTGTCCAAGACAGGCGGAGCCACCCCATTATTCTAACtccagtttaattaattaaattcttaTAAGAACATGGCTTTTACGAGAACATCAATTCTTTCTCGATGACCCTAACCATATAGTCAACTCCCTCGCCCTCTCCTCCGCCCCCATCAACCCTTTCTGCGACACCGCCAATGACAAAGCGCTCTGTTTAAGAAAATATGACACATGCTAAAAGAAGTATCGTGTAGGAATTGGCGATGGCCATTGCCTACATATTTTGACGAAACTTACGTACGTAATCTCAACTTTAGAAAAAATGAGATGCGTACACGTTTCTTCTTCTGAATCTCGTCTCCCGATACACTCATCGATGGTATGAgaaaacgcctataaatagagcgattgaggtccctaagtaCACACACCTCATAAAGAAATATACACCATCTATCGAGAGGGTGGAGTGCTTAGAAGACTTCAACCGagaagaaaaataaagaaatcaaaaattctcaatggccggaggtaacactcgatttaagcttccgcatattatatcatgtttatatatacgtgaaaacatgattttgagaaaaatctctAACACTCTGCACATCCATGGCCGAAGATGCCAAAACCTGGGAGGAAGCCATGACAAATGTGCTCAAAGACACGCTAGTCAAGGCCATAGTCGGCGGCATTGGATCGAATCTGTCCTTGGATTTGCAGCTACAGTCGAAGTAATTAATCCATGGACAGATATAAGAAAACATCATTTACAACGTGAAATCTTGTATGGGATTAGTCAAGGATGGTCCCCAATCTTCCTTGAAAGTTTACCTTTCTGGCAGTTTGTTCTCCGAGTGCAAACCTCAGCTCGATGAATTCGGAGTTTCGTCAACTGAAGTTGATCAGTTGCTGAGAATAAACCATGAATGTCGGTTTATCTGATTAATTAAGATTGTCTCATTttgattcaaaatattttggtggTTTAGTTTAGTTACTATGTTTGCGTAATTATTCAACTATGGAAGTATTGCAAAATATTTTCCATATTCTTTTGAACCCTATGGAGTTTGTCGCCAATACAATAGCATTTAATGAATTAATATAATGCAATCTGACGTTTGCATGAATTCATTCCGATTATAGTGCACTTTTTCGAGTTCCTatctaaattaattttataacttTTTTTCCTATTAAATGATCAATATAATCTGACTTCTGATTGAAATCAAACTCTAATGATGTATAAATTGATAACTcatgtaaataaaaaaaaaaataaaagtcagtacatcaaaataaaatttcgaAAACTTGGCGGAAAAAAAGCCAAGAAAAAATTTTGATCGATGCTTTTATATACAAGGAGAGACATAATAGTCAGGGACGTATGACGTATCATAAGCAACCGCAACCTCATAATTTTAATATAGCAAATTAATcccaagaaaatttttttttgctcaAAATCAGTAGGCGAGAACAAAAAGTTTTAGACCATATTTTCCAAATTCTCCGCAGGAGAATAGACCCCAAGCAATTAGCATTAATCTCGGCGGCTTTGAGAATAAGAATTGAAGTGTTTCCCATCTGTGGGGCTACTGTGTTTCTCAAGCCACAACCTCCGACCAAAACGGAACAAGTATATCTTAACAGCGTTATAATTTTGTATATTGAAAGAAAAATTGGTCgtgatattgattttgagaataTAATTGATAGGTCTGTTCTTCTGAAAAAATGGCTGATTGAGTCTAATGTAGTATGTATAATTTAGTTGACTTGACTTGCGAATATTATATTGTTTATGTTTGTTTTGCTTATATTGTTTTGAAATTAAAGTTATAGTTTTTTCAAGTTTTCTATAATTTAGACGTGAAGTCTCTCAAAAAAATTCCGGAGCTTATATTATATGGTAATCAACTTTGGATAAGTACCTTTTTCTCAATTTACAAAATAATATCTTttcattttaataaaaaatatctttaaacctattttataaaatatattttttttattttatctactcataacataaaaaaataactattataaaaacatattgacaaaaatttgtgcgacgatctcacgggtcgtatctTGTAACCAAGCTCCATCGCGTCCCGCTCAGAATCCGCCACGTGTGCCTATTCACGATGATATAACAACGCATTCGCTTTCCTTTGCCTATTTGATTTTCCAATTTCTAGCTTCCTTCGGTCGCTTATTTTTACTCTCTGTGAGAGAGAgtgtatttttttatattatcatTATTGATTTCTGCCACTGAATCCTCGTTGATTCCAGTTTCAGGTTCATAATTTGTAACTCATTTTCcttctttcttatttttttggGGGATTGCAGAATCGATTCGATCGTTTTGGATTGGTTCAAGACATCAAGTTATACATTTAACTGCGTGTTTACTGTTTTTTAGAATTCTTGAAGATGAATTCGATAAATATTTGCTCGAAGACGTGAATTTTTTATTGTGGGCTTCAAGGAGTGGAAAATACTTCGTACTGCAATCGGTAAGATCAAGTTTTTTTGCAGAGCATGAGCTAAGCTCTGGTATTGTGTTTGCGATTTCATATCTTCATGCCTGTGGCTGTATGTGCTGCTATTTTTGACGGAGCGACTGTGGTGCATGATACTGTACAATAGAGAATTTCTTGGTGTACGCGTATAGAAATATGCGACTCGATGGGAGTAAAGACGTTACATCTCTGAATATGATCTAATGTAGTTGGTGTAATGGTGTTGAACATAATGACTTAGAGGTGGTGAATTTTCATATTAATCTTGTAGGATTGAAAGAATATGAGCGGTGCTGTAGGGAATAACTTGCTGCTTCAGTATTACTTCTCTCCTACCAGATTCGAGCATAAGAGGAGAACCAATTCTTCGATTTCAAGTTGGAGAAGTTCTTTTTTCCAGCCTCGAGCAATTTCACAAACACACCAATTGCCTTTATCAACTGAACTCCATGGCCAAATATTAActgtgaaaaaaattatttcacgGATGGGAAAGCGGCGTGCTGTTACGAGGTCGTCTCAGGCTGTTTTGGCCACTGATCCATCTTCTGAGGTGAGAGTTCCAAAATATATGTTTGCCTTTTTTAGATGATAGTAATATCAAGCTAAGTCTAAATCAAATAGATTCACAAAACATGGTGTGAGAGAGCCTTTGTCTAATGCTCTCTAATATTAGACAATGATCCTCATGATCACAATTTATCAGATTTTATGGTCTGTTGTTTTGTCACCATTGGAAGAAAAGATTCAAATTGTAAGGCTGAGAATAATTGTCAAAGTATCAGCCAAAAAACCATGTTAAAATGACTGGTGGGTTTCAATGGTGAATGCGGCGAATATGATTAATTGGACATTCATttgattttacttgttttgttTCCAGCTGCTTGTAGAgaaattcaacctggatggaaATGTTGAACTAAAGGTATCACAGTAAGATTTATCCTGAGAATGTCGATTACGgattaatcatcattcatccaTCGACCCATGTTCTTAGAATACTCCTGCGATGATAGATCATATCATGTCtgtttttaaatgtataatatTGAATAAAAAAACAGGTTGAAGTAAGTAGCCCAACATCAGGATCAGTGGCAGTGGTCAATATTCAAGTAACAAGTGGTGGAGACAGCCTTCTTCTACATTGGGGAGCTGTAAAACCCCAAAACAAGTATGTATAACTGGACTAAGAAATCTTAATCAACCAATATCTTTGAGCATCACTAGATTTGCAAACTAGTACCACCtgcaaattttcattttttttttgttttacccAGAAATTGGATATTGCCTCAACGCCGTCCAGTTGGAACTATGGTGTATCAAAACCAAGCCCTTAGGAGTCCTTTTGTGAAAGTATGTTTCAGATTGCTGCTTAAGTGAAACTAATTAAATGTGTTCTTAGACCACAGTAAGAATCGTTTTATGACTAATCTTTTAGATAAAATGATTTGATATGGTGATTTTTTCTTAGTTCGGATCAAGTGCAGTCCTGAAACTAGAGATAGATGATCCTTCAATACAAGCTCTGGAGTTTATTATTTTTGATGAATCTCAAAATAAATGGTAAAACAACTCTATGTCCAAGAAATTTCGAGTCCATGCATTGAACCATTAAGTTAATACCATCCCTTTGCACCAATCATGTTTTTAGGTACAAGAACAATGGCGGAAATATTCGTGTTCAATTACCGGCTAGAGAATCAAGGACAAAAAGTGTTTCAGTCCCCGAGGATCTTGTGCAAATTCAGGCATATTTGAGGTGGGAAAGGAATGGAAAACAAATTTATACCCCAGAACAAGAGAAGGTATGCCAGTGCTTACCCTTCAGTTTTTGTCAAGAACAAGCGTGATGCTTTTCTGTTCTGACGCcccttttaatttttgagatTTCTGGAGAAATTTGAATTCAAGCTCCTATTTTTCATTGCTTAAAGTTTAGTTCGTTCTTTTTCTTGTGAAACGTAAAACACATACTTCGTGGATTTTTTTGGTCTGTGACTTTCAGTGTGTAAATTTGAGAAATTGAGCGTGAAATTGTACAATGTGAAACTGGTAAATATGTTTGATATCATCATCACggaccataaaatattttgctggGGCGATCCTAATGATCCAACTTTCCAAAAACAAATGAATTTTCTGTCCTTGTAGTTTGTAGCTTCAGATACATGGAAATGTGCTCActagaatttttaaaattctgtGAACTTCAatagatttttattgtttgTGGCAACAATTGTGCTAATTTATTAATTGTCTGGAATATTTAGTTTGCTGTAGGATATTGCTTCTACTGTTGATTATGCATTTGATAAAATCCACAAAAACAGGAGGAATATGAGGCTGCTCGATTGGAGCTGTTTGAAGAAATAGCCAGGGGTTCTTCAATTCAGGACCTTCGAACAAAGTTAACGAGCAAAAATGATATAAGAGAGAGCAAGGAGAAACTTGTTTCAGGAACAAAGAGCGATATTCTAGATGATCTTGTTCAAATACAAGCGTATGTAAGATGGGAGAAAGCAGGCAAGCCAAACTATTCTCCAGAACAGCAACTAGTAAATTTCAAATCTCTCAGATGCTTTATAAATTTGATAATAATGATACTGAATGACAAATAGTTTATTTGCGTCCAATATATTTCTTGTTCTGCTAAATACAGTTGGGTTGCACATGGATTGTTCTCATTGCTTGTTTCAAGTCTTTCGTTTAATCTAGTTTTGTATATTTAACAGAAAGAATTTGAAGAAGCAAGAAAAGAGTTGCAGGTTGAGCTAGACAAGGGATCTTCCCTTGAGGACATACAAAAGAAGATAGTCAAAGGAGAGATAAAAACTCAGGTTGCGAAGCAACTGGCAAAAAAGAAATTTTTCATGGTGGAACGAATTCAACGCAAGAATAGGGATGTGATGCAGCTTTTAACTAAGTTTTCCTCTGAGCCAAAAGAACTAAATGTGTACTCAGAAACACAAGTGCTCTCTGAAGTTCAACAGTTTGTGAAGGAAAAGGAGAATCACATCGCTGACCCTGTTTTGtgcaaaaaaatttataagatTGCTGATAAGGAACTTCAGGTGAATAAGCAACATAATAGCATTTTTCGAGTTAAGAATTGTATCAAAgtgttttgatattttctttttcaaaagGTTCTTGTAGCAAAGCCCTCTGGCAAGACGAAAGTTTATCTAGCAACGGATCTTCCGAAATCTGTTGTTCTTCATTGGGCTTTATCTGAAAGACCTGGACAATGGGCAGtatgtataaaatatttttcgtagATTTTGAATCTTTCATGTTAATTTAGAAAGTGACCCTGTTGAGCTATAGTGGTGACTTGTTGCCAAGAACTGATAAAGACAGTTGGAAATTATTCAGGCTCCTCCTTTAAGTGTACTGCCGGCTGATTCAGTTTCTTTGACTAAGGCTGCTGAAACAAAATTTTCAACCAATTCTGTTGATAATCAATCTTACAAGGTTTGTCAAAGAAAAGTTTGTCAGAATGAGTAGCTTTTAAGATTGATTTCAAATCAATGAGCTATGTGAGATTCATTTCATTGTCTGTTTGACTCACAGGTGCAATCATTAGAAATCACAATTGATGATGAAAAGTTTGTGGGAATGCCATTTGTTCTTTTTTCTGATGGGAAATGGATAAATAACAGTGGGTCAGACTTTTACATCGACTTTAGAGCTGAATCTCGGAAGGTTCAAAAGGTTGTTATTTGAATTCTTGTGATTCTGTCTTCACGCACTATCATGTAGTCTCATATGTTGCTTTAGATTTGCGGTATTGCCAACCTATTCTAAATATTCTGCTCATGAAAGGATGCCGGGGATGGCAGAGGGACATCAAAAGCTCTGTTAGGTAAAATAGCAGAATTAGAGAGTGAAGCACAGAAGTCCTTTATGCATCGGTGAGCAATATCTACTGACAGAGGCGCCCGCGCCCCTTATTTCCTCTAATTATTTGCTTCTCGATTTTTAAATCTATAGGGACGTAACTATTTCCAAAGAAAAACAGTTTTTCTTGCACCACAAACTCATTCAGCTTCGACTGGTGATGCACTTGCCTTCTGTTTCCAATTTCCTTCCTCAGATTATtgttattttagttttttttcaaTCTTCTGATTCGCTTCTTAGCATAGTTCTGATTTAGACTCGTGCATCCCCTTCTGAATACTGGAAATTGACTTTTTAACTTGAGGGAAAATTCTTTGTAACCTACATGTTTTCTGTTTATCCCCTAATCCATCTGAAATGCTGTTAGATAGTAacacattttaatttcttaGAAGCTGATGATTGTTGTGTTATATTAAGAGGGCATGCAACAAAATTTCCTGCAGATTCAATATTGCTGCAGACTTGATGGAAGAAGCGACAAATGCTGGTGAACTCGGTCTTGCTGCGATTCTTGTGTGGATGAGATTCATGGCTACTAGACAACTCGTATGGAACAAAAATTACAATGTAAAACCACGGTAAGATTTCTACGCGTTCTCTTTGCTTGATTTTATAGATGTATTTTGGACGTCTGGAAATTTGGATAGAGCTAATTGTATGCTTCAAGAATTTCCTCTCACATCTGTTCTAATAGTTTACGGTTTTTTTACGTtatgaaaaagaatttttttgtgTAGTATATAAAATTTGTTCGTTCTCATGAATCTTTTGGTGGGCAGTGAGATAAGCAAAGCTCAGGACAGGCTTACGGATTTCCTACAGAAAGTATACGGAAATCATCCACACTATCGTGAAATTACACGTATGATTATGTCCACTGTTGGTCGTGGAGGTGAAGGTGATGTTGGGCAACGTATAAGGGATGAAATTTTAGTCATTCAGGTCATCTTCAGAAGTGTTCTGTTTTGCTCCATCATTTTTCTTCgttattttttgatttttttcaaaTTCGTAACTTTTGGATTTGATgatgtttcatgctttaaaatTGAACCGCAGAGAAACAATGACTGCAAGGGTGGGATGATGGAGGAATGGCATCAAAAGTTACACAATAACACCAGTCCAGATGATGTTGTAATTTGTCAGGTATCTAGAAAGTCAATCTAGTTTCTCGTCACATATAACAATCTCTTTGGTAGATTTTATACCATATATGTGATTTCATTTGTATCGTACTCATGATATTTGTGTATCACAGGCATTGATTGACTATATTGAGAGTGACTTTGACATTAGTATTTACTGGAAGACCTTAAATGATAATGGCATAACAAAAGAGCGCCTTCTTGGTTATGACCGTGCAATCCACAGTGAACCAAATTTTAGAAGAGATCAGAAGGATGGACTGTTGCGTGATCTTCAAAATTACTTGAGAACTCTGAAGGTCAGAGTATGATCAATGGTTGAAACGATATATTAAGTTGCTGGAACATGGTGATTGATTCTAATCTGCATGGTTGTATGCAGCTAAATTTCTAAAACTTGATGCATTTAGCAGAGTACATAAATATGGTATATACTCTAGCTGCTCGAAACTGTTACTTTAAATTTTGTGAGAAGTAATGTCCGAGAAAAGTTCACAATTTAGGGAGTCTTTTTCTGTTTTTCTAATCTTGGCCTGAAGAAGATTGTTTCTGTGAAGCATTCTTCCCTTCGTTATTGGGCCTTTCTCCAAATTTCAATCTAACGTGTACTCGAGTGCAGGCAGTTCATTCAGGGGCAGATCTAGAGGTTGCTATAGCAAATTGTATGGGATACAGAACTGAGGTAATGCATTTAACGTGACTTAATTGTTACTAATTTTCTTTACTTTTAATGTACATGTGTTACTAACTCATATCAGGGACAAGGATTCATGGTTGGAGTGAAGATAAATCCAGTACCCGGTCTGCCATCCGGATTTCAGGTGATATTAAACTAAAACATTTGAATCATGATTCAATCATGGCTTattcaataataaataaaagcTTTCTGTATTGTTGTTATTGATATAGGAACTTCTTCAATTTATTCTGGTAAATATCGAAGAGAAAAATGTTGAAGCCCTTCTTGAGGTACATCAATTTTGTTGGTAGTTTCGACTTTCCTTTCCCCAAACCCCTAATTCAGTGATCAAAGCACCGTTATATTTTTTGTTCTCCTGGGTATGGGGAATATTCCTACATTCAGGGATTGCTAGAGGCTCGGGAGGAGCTTAGACCGATGCTTTCCCAATCCAACGAACGGCTTAGGGATCTTATATTCCTGGATATTGCCCTTGATTCTACAGTTAGGACAGCTGTAGAACGTGGATATGAAGAACTGAGCAATGCAAGTTCTGAGGTGTGTTTTGCCAAATTGATTACATTTATCTATGTAACtttatatttgttaaatatttcaatctttaaatgatttttcatgCTCGTGTTCCTTCATTTTGGATTATATTCATACACAGAAAATCATGTACTTCATCTCTCTTGTCATTGAAAACCTTGCGCTTTCAGTGGACAATAATGAGGACCTTATTTACTGCTTGAAGGTGAGGTTGAGTTTGAACAAAACATATCCATCACTGCTGCTTTTCTGTTTTAACCTCCAATATTTCattattcattttctttttgcaaGGGATGGAATCTGGCTTTGACCATGTTGAAGTCCGGCGATGATCACTGGGCAATGTTTGCCAAATCAGTCCTTGACAGAACAAGACTTGCACTTGCAGGCAAGGCCGAGTCATTACATCAACTACTGCAACCATCTGCCCAGTATCTGGGTGCACTGCTTGGCGTGGATCAGGGAGTAGTATGTAATCATAGATATTAAACAGGGTCCTTTTTTCACTATCTGCCGTGGCTTATAGAGTAAATATCTCTAATTGCTTCATGTAGGTCGAAATTTTTACTGAAGAAATTATTCGGGGTGGGTCAGCTGCTTCATTGTCCTCACTTCTTAATAGACTCGATCCGATTCTCCGACAAACCGCCCATCTAGGAAGGTTGATATGTTATGTTCTATTTTTTCAGTCTAAATAGATTATATCTTTGTTTGATGCATCAATCTAAACCACATTATTTTCAGATGAAAACCTCACAAATTTTATTACCAGAATCCGATTTTATTTGCTCAGTTCAGGCATTTTTTTAGCGAACATGAATCCTTACATTAGGATTTTCCTGATGATATGAGTTTTATGTTCTGAAACAGCTGGCAGGTCATTAGCCCCATTGAAGCTATTGGATATGTTGTTGTGGTTGATGAGTTGCTGTCCGTCCAGAACAAATCTTTCTCAAAACCAACAATTTTGGTGGCCAAATCTGTTAGAGGGGAAGAAGAAATTCCTGATGGTGCTGTGGCAGTACTGACCCCAGATATGCCTGATGTTCTATCCCATGTTTCTGTTCGAGCACGGAACAGTAAGGTAGTATTTTGTTAGCTTTTGGGTTTCAAAAGTGTGATTGCTGACAATCAAAAGTATCCCGGTGACATGCCACTTGAGTTCTCTCCTTGTGTAGGTTTGTTTCGCCACATGCTTTGATTCCAATATATTGGCTGATATCCAGGCAAATGAAGGAAAGTTATTACTCTTAAAACCTACATCTGCAGATGTAGTATACAGGTATTTTGTGGTGGAAATTAATTAGCCGCTGACTTGCTTTTATATTCcagataaaaattatatttgtttcgtttgttctttattcagattttgtacTCTTGGTCAAATCTAAACTATAAAGCTGACAAACTTTACCATTTATGCGGAGATGAATGTTTCCCTTTTACATAACTGCAGCGAGATGCAAGAGGATGATCTAGAAAATTCAGTTGActccaaaattgtttcttctgCACCACCTGTGGCTTTGGTTAGAAAGCAATTTGCTGGAAGATATGCAATACGTTCCGAGGAATTTACCAGTGATATGGTCAGCCCATAGTActgttgaaaatattatttcattCTTATGCTTAATGTGTAGCAGAATGAAATATGAACAACAAATGTTATTGAAGGTTCAGTTGTCTTGTGTTAAGCATTGCATGATTGTATCTGTACAGGTTGGAGCTAAATCACGCAATATTGCTCATCTTAAAGTGAAAGTGCCGAGTTGGATCAATGTTCCAACTTCTGTTGCCTTGCCATTTGGTGTCTTTGAAACAGTCCTTTCAGATGATTTGAACGAGGTCATTTCGTGCATCTCATGTTTACTACCCTATCCTTTTGTTTGTTTTCGCTAAACAAAGTAAAAATTTTGCATGGTTTATTTGGAATgacacatatattttaaattccaaGCATTTTCTTCTCATTCCTTTATCTTACTGCTAGaatagaatttttattttacctaGGAAAGTTCTATCATTTCTGTAAGAGCCTCTAACTTTAAGAATGAGAATTTTAGATTTTTACGAAAAAGATATTATCGCGGTTTGGAGCAAACTGAGGTTGAAGGAATGTCCTTGGTTGTCATCTACTTGTTAATAAATTGTTACTTTCTTCTGTTTCTTGTTAAGTAGTTGTCATTCTTCCTGTTCTAGATGCTTTACATATTAGACATTGCAATAAATTGGAGAAAAATGTTACTTTGTCAGTTATATAAACAATGCCATGTGCCTTGGCTCACACTGGATCACCTCCAAGTTTAACTGACATGAAGTTTGTTCTCTGTGTGATCAATTTTCTTGTATAAGGTGGTTTCTTTGGATGTACTTGTTTGCACATTGCTGAAATATGTGTCAACTCAGTAATAAAATGAATCAATCTCGCAGAATTGTGAAGTTGTCTTGTTTTGCAGATAGTGGCTACTAAGTTGCAAGTTCTGAAAACAAAATTAGATGGAGGGGATTTCAGTGCTCTCGGTGAAATTAGAGACAAGGTTCTTGAACTTTCAGCTCCACCTCAGTTGGTATGTTCTTCTTGGACCACCACTTGGTTTGATGATAAACAAACTTCGAATATTTGTCAGAAAGAGATACCTGCAGGCACATCTATTCCAGTTTTAGTTTGAGAGCGTTTCCTTTCCTTTCAAATCAATTGCTTCTAATTATGAATTTGATCGCAAAGGCTAGATTCTGAACctaagttttggtgattgaatgtatatgattattttttggaGAAGATGACCAAGTTATCAAGAATTGACCCCGTTTTCGTTGAAAAAAATGATTCCACATCCAAATGTCAGGTGAATTTTACTTGCATAATCTTGTTCCAGGTCAAAGAGCTTAAAGATGTGATGCAACAGTCGGACATGCCTTGGCCCGGTGATGAAGGTTCACAAAGATGGGAACAAGCATGGATGGCCATAAAGAAGGTGAGCATTTACAATACCTTACTCTTTTTACGGTGGAATTTCTTCTGGTTTCATCTAAATTCTGCTGATTATTTTAGTATGGCCTTATACTTCATCATTTTCTGTGTTTTTAGGTATGGGCTTCTAAATGGAACGATAGGGCATACTTCAGCACAAGAAAAGTGAAACTTGATCATGACTATCTTTGCATGGCGATCCTTGTCCAagaaataataaatgctgattACGCATTCGTTATCCACACTACTAATCCTTCTTCTGGGGATTCATCAGAAATATATTGTGAGGTACCCCAGATTATGTCCTCTCACTTTAATCTTTGGTGTCAATTATATGGCAAATAAGAGGGAAATGTTGATTTACTAAGTGACTTGGACATATCTTTGTACCACTTATATACAGATTCTACAGAGAAAGACATGCCTTGTTAAATATTCTATGGCTACAACTTGAACTCCTGATGAATCTTACCAAAGGCTTGTAACCTTGGACGAGCAGTGTCTCTcgatgcttttatatatgcatgTCCTGAATAAATTATACATCTCATCTAATAGGTGGTTAAGGGGCTTGGAGAGACACTGGTGGGAGCGTATCCAGGCCGTGCTTTGAGCTTTGTTTGCAAGAAAAATGATCTCAATTCTCCTCAGGTAAATCAATTATCTCGGACTCGAACCACTTCTGAATGTTATCCCTTTTGGATTATGAACTATCTGGATAGTGAAATTGCGATCCGCCTTTTTTATTAggtcatccatattttaaaaatggaatCAGTGAAATTGTTGTTTTAGTACTCGAGAAATTACAGGCAAGCCGCATCATGAAAAGAAGATGAGTGTGATTTGTGTTCAGTATATGGAGCCTAACT is part of the Primulina tabacum isolate GXHZ01 chromosome 18, ASM2559414v2, whole genome shotgun sequence genome and encodes:
- the LOC142532207 gene encoding alpha-glucan water dikinase, chloroplastic-like isoform X1 gives rise to the protein MSGAVGNNLLLQYYFSPTRFEHKRRTNSSISSWRSSFFQPRAISQTHQLPLSTELHGQILTVKKIISRMGKRRAVTRSSQAVLATDPSSELLVEKFNLDGNVELKVEVSSPTSGSVAVVNIQVTSGGDSLLLHWGAVKPQNKNWILPQRRPVGTMVYQNQALRSPFVKFGSSAVLKLEIDDPSIQALEFIIFDESQNKWYKNNGGNIRVQLPARESRTKSVSVPEDLVQIQAYLRWERNGKQIYTPEQEKEEYEAARLELFEEIARGSSIQDLRTKLTSKNDIRESKEKLVSGTKSDILDDLVQIQAYVRWEKAGKPNYSPEQQLKEFEEARKELQVELDKGSSLEDIQKKIVKGEIKTQVAKQLAKKKFFMVERIQRKNRDVMQLLTKFSSEPKELNVYSETQVLSEVQQFVKEKENHIADPVLCKKIYKIADKELQVLVAKPSGKTKVYLATDLPKSVVLHWALSERPGQWAAPPLSVLPADSVSLTKAAETKFSTNSVDNQSYKVQSLEITIDDEKFVGMPFVLFSDGKWINNSGSDFYIDFRAESRKVQKDAGDGRGTSKALLGKIAELESEAQKSFMHRFNIAADLMEEATNAGELGLAAILVWMRFMATRQLVWNKNYNVKPREISKAQDRLTDFLQKVYGNHPHYREITRMIMSTVGRGGEGDVGQRIRDEILVIQRNNDCKGGMMEEWHQKLHNNTSPDDVVICQALIDYIESDFDISIYWKTLNDNGITKERLLGYDRAIHSEPNFRRDQKDGLLRDLQNYLRTLKAVHSGADLEVAIANCMGYRTEGQGFMVGVKINPVPGLPSGFQELLQFILVNIEEKNVEALLEGLLEAREELRPMLSQSNERLRDLIFLDIALDSTVRTAVERGYEELSNASSEKIMYFISLVIENLALSVDNNEDLIYCLKGWNLALTMLKSGDDHWAMFAKSVLDRTRLALAGKAESLHQLLQPSAQYLGALLGVDQGVVEIFTEEIIRGGSAASLSSLLNRLDPILRQTAHLGSWQVISPIEAIGYVVVVDELLSVQNKSFSKPTILVAKSVRGEEEIPDGAVAVLTPDMPDVLSHVSVRARNSKVCFATCFDSNILADIQANEGKLLLLKPTSADVVYSEMQEDDLENSVDSKIVSSAPPVALVRKQFAGRYAIRSEEFTSDMVGAKSRNIAHLKVKVPSWINVPTSVALPFGVFETVLSDDLNEIVATKLQVLKTKLDGGDFSALGEIRDKVLELSAPPQLVKELKDVMQQSDMPWPGDEGSQRWEQAWMAIKKVWASKWNDRAYFSTRKVKLDHDYLCMAILVQEIINADYAFVIHTTNPSSGDSSEIYCEVVKGLGETLVGAYPGRALSFVCKKNDLNSPQVLGYPSKPVGLYIKRSMIFRSDSNGEDLEGYAGAGLYDSVPMDEEEEVVLDYSSDPLIVDNNFRCSILSTIAQAGSAIEDIYGSAQDVEGVVKDGKIYVVQTRPQM